In the genome of Triticum urartu cultivar G1812 chromosome 5, Tu2.1, whole genome shotgun sequence, one region contains:
- the LOC125556458 gene encoding GDSL esterase/lipase EXL3-like, translating into MHKSSTPSQHSLSTRSTTPAPHSIYQPMATGVRCVLILQLLLLLLLVAATGVSSRTTYTGSSAAGEGTAPAKPKKMVPALVVFGDSIMDPGNNNAIHTIVKANFPPYGHDFGPDHRPTGRFSNGKIPTDFLASRLGLKDLLPAYLAPDLTSHDLLTGVSFASGGTGYDPLTAQLASAISMTDQLRMFDDYKQKVRAAAGDAALSDILAKGIFVVCTGSNDVTNTYFTLRARSSYSHASYASFVVAHAAAFLDGLLSAGARHVAVIGLPPVGCMPSQRTLSGGMARDCSPGPNEIAEMVNAGMGSAVDSLKANNPGAKVVLVDMYGFFMDMMVRPQGYGFRESTLGCCGTGMMEVSVLCNGVTSAVCGVIADYLFWDSYHPTEKAYGILVDFVYDEYLQKLIE; encoded by the coding sequence ATGCATAAATCCAGTACCCCCTCCCAACACTCACTCTCCACTCGCTCCACTACACCTGCACCGCATTCAATCTATCAACCAATGGCAACGGGCGTGCGGTGTGTCTTGATCttgcagctgctgctgctgctgctgctggtggcGGCGACTGGTGTTTCCAGCCGAACCACGTACACAGGCAGCAGCGCTGCAGGTGAAGGGACGGCGCCGGCGAAGCCGAAGAAGATGGTGCCGGCGCTGGTCGTGTTCGGCGACTCCATCATGGACCCGGGCAACAACAACGCCATCCACACCATCGTCAAGGCCAACTTCCCGCCCTACGGCCACGACTTCGGCCCCGACCACCGCCCCACCGGCCGCTTCTCCAACGGCAAGATCCCCACCGACTTCTTGGCCTCCAGGCTAGGCCTCAAGGACCTGCTGCCGGCGTACCTGGCCCCGGACCTCACCAGCCACGACTTGCTCACCGGCGTCAGCTTTGCCTCGGGCGGCACGGGGTACGACCCGCTCACGGCGCAGCTCGCCTCGGCCATCTCCATGACGGACCAGCTCCGCATGTTCGACGACTACAAGCAGAAGGTCCGGGCCGCCGCCGGCGACGCCGCGCTCTCGGACATCCTGGCCAAGGGCATCTTCGTTGTGTGCACCGGCAGCAACGACGTGACCAACACCTACTTCACCCTGCGCGCGCGCAGCTCCTACTCCCACGCCTCCTACGCGTCCTTCGTCGTCGCCCACGCCGCCGCCTTCCTTGACGGCCTACTCTCCGCGGGTGCCCGCCATGTCGCCGTCATCGGCCTCCCGCCCGTCGGCTGCATGCCCTCTCAGCGCACGCTCTCCGGCGGCATGGCCCGGGACTGCTCCCCCGGCCCCAACGAGATCGCTGAGATGGTGAACGCCGGCATGGGCTCCGCCGTGGACTCCCTCAAAGCGAACAACCCGGGGGCGAAGGTGGTGCTGGTGGACATGTATGGGTTCTTTATGGACATGATGGTGCGCCCCCAGGGGTACGGGTTCAGGGAATCCACGCTGGGCTGCTGCGGCACGGGCATGATGGAGGTCTCCGTGCTCTGCAACGGCGTCACGTCGGCGGTGTGCGGGGTCATTGCCGACTACCTGTTCTGGGACAGCTACCACCCCACGGAGAAGGCCTACGGGATCCTCGTCGACTTCGTCTACGACGAGTACCTCCAGAAGCTCATCGAGTAG